A region of Numida meleagris isolate 19003 breed g44 Domestic line chromosome 26, NumMel1.0, whole genome shotgun sequence DNA encodes the following proteins:
- the CBX1 gene encoding chromobox protein homolog 1 — translation MGKKQNKKKVEEVLEEEEEEYVVEKVLDRRVVKGKVEYLLKWKGFSDEDNTWEPEENLDCPDLIAEFLQSQKTAHESEKSEGSKRKAESDTEDKGEESKPKKKKEESEKPRGFARGFEPERIIGATDSSGELMFLMKWKNSDEADLVPAKEANIKCPQVVISFYEERLTWHSYPSEDDDKKEDKN, via the exons atgggaaaaaaacagaacaagaagaaagtaGAAGAGGTCttagaggaagaggaggaggagtaTGTAGTGGAGAAGGTCCTGGATCGGCGAGTGGTGAAGGGCAAAGTGGAATATCTGCTGAAATGGAAAGGCTTCTCCGA TGAAGATAACACATGGGAGCCGGAGGAGAACCTCGACTGCCCAGACCTCATTGCAGAGTTCCTTCAGTCTCAGAAAACTGCACATGAGAGTGAGAAGTCTGAGGGAAGCAAACGCAAAGCAGAGTCTGACACAGAGGATAAAGGGGAGGAGAGCAAaccaaagaagaagaaggaggag TCAGAGAAACCGCGAGGCTTTGCCCGGGGCTTTGAGCCGGAACGGATCATCGGTGCCACGGATTCCAGCGGGGAGCTCATGTTCCTGATGAAGTG GAAGAACTCTGACGAGGCCGACCTGGTCCCCGCCAAGGAAGCCAACATCAAGTGCCCCCAGGTGGTCATCTCGTTCTATGAGGAGAGGTTGACATGGCATTCCTACCCCTCAGAGGACGATGACAAGAAAGAGGACAAGAACTAA
- the SNX11 gene encoding sorting nexin-11 produces the protein MLEGREEELTTVRVQDPRVQNEGSWNSYVDYKIFLHTNSKAFTAKTSCVRRRYREFVWLRRQLQKNAGLVPVPELPGKSTFFVGSTDEFIEKRRQGLQQFLEKVVQNVVLLSDSRLHLFLQSQLSVPEIEACVQGQGSQTVTEAILHYAMSNCGWVQEEESRPTLLPGGGMHSSCASLGATQGLSCLETLPHWSDFGMDEAHSDSPDEPAEPLGGQQEMQ, from the exons ATGTTGGAGGGCCGAGAGGAG GAGCTGACCACGGTGCGCGTTCAGGACCCTCGGGTGCAGAACGAAGGCTCCTGGAACTCCTATGTGGATTATAAAATCTTCCTCCAT aCCAACAGCAAGGCCTTTACTGCCAAGACCTCATGTGTGCGACGCCGGTACCGTGAATTCGTGTGGCTGAGGCGGCAGCTCCAGAAGAATGCTGGCTTGGT GCCCGtcccagagctgcctgggaAATCCACCTTCTTTGTGGGGAGCACAGATGAATTTATTGAGAAGCGGAGACAGGGGCTGCAGCAGTTCCTGGAAAA GGTTGTGCAGAACGTTGTCCTCCTCTCCGACAGCCGGCTGCACCTCTTCCTGCAGAGCCAGCTCTCCGTGCCTGAGATAGAGGCATGCGTGCAAGGCCAAGGCTCGCAGACAGTGACAGAAGCCATCCTGCACTATGCCATGTCCAACTGTGGCTGGGTGCAGGAGGAAGAGAGCCGCCCTACgctgctgccaggaggaggCATGCACAGCAG CTGTGCCAGCCTGGGGGCAACAcaggggctgagctgcctggAAACCCTCCCGCACTGGAGCGACTTCGGCATGGATGAAGCGCACTCGGACAGCCCGGATGAGCCAGCAGAGCCCTTGGGTGGACAGCAGGAGATGCAGTAA